From Alteromonas australica, one genomic window encodes:
- a CDS encoding peroxidase family protein has protein sequence MECININRLFPLCSEEPLLSNAQIATLSRLLTHQGTRLRGMASATSSIPAGYTYLGQFISHDIVPKTNPRARGRTVSPALNLDSVYGNLSSDELARYFDDEGCFKHNGQPFDVIRTHNKALIPEARNDENSIIVQLHRQLQLLHNRIVKRLTNVTDSVAKIVLAKDIVTTLFHIVVVNDFLRRLLDERVYNAYFKKTRQYILALNAPLSSVPIEFSLAAFRFGHSLVRNNYTFSKDPTVNFTMDRILRRSTSAGLQENEQIDWSLFFIETSQKANSIDMSIDVGLGDIPDEGNIVLINLNAANTLKLASGDATLSYIKQYFPQLALDVDLFRQAPLEIGEEAELYRAYQVLLANFSQRRLPLWLHVLHESRHSSNPFNALGKLGSIINAEVVRSSILHCYANRSLKENQSMMAFLQDAPPLQRFLEQTRESIPHTMLELIHFLK, from the coding sequence ATGGAATGCATTAATATTAACCGGTTGTTCCCACTGTGCAGTGAAGAGCCATTGCTCTCAAACGCCCAAATAGCCACATTGTCGCGGCTGCTCACTCATCAAGGAACGAGGCTGCGAGGTATGGCATCCGCTACCTCCTCCATTCCAGCAGGATATACTTACCTCGGGCAATTTATATCTCACGATATCGTGCCCAAAACCAACCCTCGTGCTCGAGGGCGAACTGTGTCACCGGCCCTTAATTTAGACAGTGTGTATGGCAATTTAAGTAGCGACGAGCTTGCACGCTATTTTGATGATGAAGGGTGTTTTAAACATAATGGACAGCCGTTTGACGTGATCAGGACACACAATAAAGCATTAATTCCTGAAGCGCGAAATGACGAGAATAGCATTATAGTGCAGCTTCATCGGCAACTTCAGTTGCTGCATAATCGCATCGTTAAGCGCCTAACGAATGTGACAGATTCCGTGGCCAAAATTGTTTTGGCGAAAGACATTGTTACCACGCTTTTTCATATTGTGGTGGTGAATGACTTTTTACGCCGCCTCTTAGATGAGCGGGTATACAACGCGTATTTTAAAAAAACACGGCAGTATATTCTAGCGCTGAATGCTCCCTTGTCATCGGTTCCCATAGAGTTTTCACTTGCTGCATTTAGGTTTGGTCATAGCCTAGTAAGAAATAACTATACCTTTTCAAAGGATCCAACTGTTAATTTCACCATGGATCGTATTCTTAGGAGGTCCACCTCCGCGGGGCTGCAAGAAAACGAGCAAATTGATTGGTCATTATTTTTCATTGAAACGTCTCAAAAGGCCAATTCCATAGATATGTCCATTGATGTGGGGCTAGGTGATATTCCTGATGAGGGAAACATCGTGTTGATTAATTTAAACGCGGCAAACACCCTGAAACTCGCATCCGGGGACGCCACGCTTTCCTATATAAAACAATATTTTCCTCAGTTAGCGCTAGATGTTGACTTATTTAGACAGGCACCATTAGAGATAGGTGAAGAAGCGGAATTATACCGTGCATACCAAGTGTTATTAGCAAACTTCTCCCAGAGAAGGCTACCTTTATGGCTTCATGTTTTACATGAATCTCGCCATTCTTCTAATCCGTTCAACGCACTTGGAAAGCTAGGAAGTATTATCAATGCAGAAGTAGTAAGAAGCTCAATTTTGCATTGTTATGCGAATAGATCGTTAAAAGAAAACCAGTCGATGATGGCGTTTCTACAAGACGCGCCACCCCTTCAACGTTTTCTTGAGCAAACCCGTGAATCTATTCCCCACACTATGTTAGAGCTAATACACTTTCTTAAATAA
- a CDS encoding S41 family peptidase, with the protein MIRNDPILKPLLGAFIMAISFASHATQLLREPTLHKDTLVFTYANDLWKTTIKGGKATRLTSFQGSESQPVISPDGKMLAFTGEYEGNKDVYIVSIDGGHAKQLTFHPASDAVVGWAPDSQSVLFSSPRYSAPRNSQQLYTVSVGGGNPQQLPMRRASDGAFDPKGENMVFRRAGVWDRGWRNYRGGQNQALRMINLSSLEEHDLPFNNDFDVDPEWSNNGDIYFLSNRSKVTNVFRYAPSANAITPVTDYSEYDVMGFTVDGSNVVYEYLGDLYLKQEQQAAKKLSIEVIGDFYWARDAHVDAHKNITEFNISPSGKRALFSARGDVFSVPVEHGSARALTDSSGVREHSAVWSYDGQYIAWFSDASGEYELVIADQYETKSKTIPLAGEGFYQKLVWSPDGKRLSFTDSAQQLWIANRSNGSTKIIDTNRQVHPEWEMMAAWSPDSRYIAYTKQNETMFRELYLYSVQERTRHQLTHGLAEVTWPTWSDNSNTLYFLGSVDYGPQSPWLDMSSLSFKATYQLYYANLSPTHAPLFPMRSDEEEPTQKNDSNTDNEDEPTQPSVFVAEGFGDRITPVTSEKGHFSHLAGGKGGNLYFLSQFKDDTGASQTHLMKFDAEERTIAKIADKVSEYRLSADNNAILLKSKESYRLISAITGSGDDDKVIALALSKRVNFFEEWQQIFREAWRYQRDYLYVENFHGADWDAVYEQYQPLVASIRHPLDLTYLLDTLGGEVSIGHSFTASGAKPDIGKPNVGLLGIDFEITKKGVKLRHIYTGESFFAGANLQSPLGKYAHQIDENAYLIAVNDTPIDPQKNLYSQFEGTLGHVTRITIGDIDNSDKRQVYLVKPINNENGLRKNHWIEKNRQYVEAQSNGKLAYVWMPDTADDGYHSFNRYFFPQAKKPGVIIDERFNGGGYIADYVINILRRELNGFFNNPLAPSKPLTSPASGVWGSKVMLINEMSGSGGDMLPYMFNYYGLGKLVGKRTWGGLVGIWGVPGFIDGGYMTAPRSGFYGTNGQWQVENEGVMPDVSVEQWTKFTSKGLDPQLDKAIEVGLEELKGYTSPIKAQPKDPVRVPVPRQ; encoded by the coding sequence ATGATAAGGAATGATCCTATTCTAAAACCGCTCTTAGGGGCATTTATCATGGCAATATCCTTTGCCAGTCATGCAACGCAATTACTGCGCGAACCTACACTTCACAAAGACACGTTGGTATTCACCTATGCAAACGATCTGTGGAAGACCACGATTAAGGGCGGTAAAGCCACACGTTTAACCAGTTTTCAAGGCTCTGAATCACAACCCGTGATCTCTCCTGACGGCAAAATGCTTGCCTTTACCGGTGAGTATGAAGGCAATAAAGATGTCTACATTGTAAGTATTGATGGCGGACATGCTAAACAGCTCACATTCCACCCAGCCTCAGACGCTGTTGTTGGCTGGGCTCCTGATAGCCAAAGTGTGTTGTTCAGCTCTCCAAGGTACTCTGCCCCTCGCAATTCACAGCAGTTATATACTGTGTCGGTGGGAGGCGGAAACCCTCAGCAGTTACCCATGCGACGAGCCTCAGACGGTGCGTTTGACCCCAAGGGTGAAAACATGGTGTTTCGCCGAGCGGGGGTTTGGGATCGCGGCTGGCGCAATTATCGTGGCGGGCAAAACCAAGCGCTACGAATGATTAACTTAAGCAGTTTGGAAGAGCACGATCTTCCTTTTAATAACGACTTTGATGTGGATCCTGAATGGTCGAATAACGGTGATATTTACTTTCTCTCAAACCGTTCCAAAGTGACCAATGTATTTCGTTATGCCCCTTCAGCTAACGCGATAACACCGGTTACAGACTACAGCGAGTACGATGTCATGGGCTTTACGGTAGACGGTAGCAATGTGGTGTATGAATACCTTGGTGATTTATATTTGAAGCAGGAGCAACAAGCGGCGAAAAAACTGTCCATTGAAGTAATAGGAGACTTCTATTGGGCTCGTGATGCCCATGTTGACGCACATAAAAACATCACGGAATTTAATATATCTCCCTCGGGTAAAAGGGCTTTATTCTCTGCGCGTGGAGATGTCTTTTCTGTGCCTGTTGAACATGGCTCTGCCCGCGCATTAACCGACTCTTCAGGCGTACGAGAGCATTCTGCTGTATGGTCTTACGATGGCCAATATATTGCCTGGTTTTCAGATGCCTCAGGTGAATATGAACTGGTGATTGCCGATCAATATGAAACAAAAAGCAAAACGATTCCTTTAGCAGGTGAAGGCTTTTATCAAAAGTTAGTTTGGTCGCCAGATGGCAAACGGCTATCATTTACTGACTCAGCGCAACAACTATGGATAGCTAACCGAAGCAATGGTTCTACCAAAATTATAGATACCAATCGTCAGGTTCATCCAGAATGGGAGATGATGGCCGCTTGGTCTCCAGATAGCCGTTATATTGCCTATACAAAACAAAACGAAACCATGTTTCGTGAGCTTTATTTGTACTCTGTGCAAGAACGCACTCGCCATCAACTCACTCATGGTTTAGCAGAAGTCACATGGCCAACATGGAGTGATAACAGTAACACCTTATATTTTTTAGGTAGTGTTGACTACGGCCCACAAAGCCCATGGCTGGATATGTCGAGCTTAAGTTTTAAGGCCACCTATCAACTTTATTACGCCAACCTTTCGCCCACCCATGCCCCGCTATTTCCAATGCGTTCAGATGAAGAAGAGCCTACTCAGAAAAACGATAGCAACACCGACAATGAAGACGAACCGACCCAACCTTCTGTCTTCGTCGCCGAGGGCTTTGGTGATCGCATCACGCCAGTCACCAGTGAAAAAGGGCATTTCAGTCATTTGGCAGGAGGTAAAGGCGGGAATTTGTATTTTTTAAGTCAATTCAAAGATGATACTGGAGCTAGCCAAACCCACTTAATGAAGTTCGATGCCGAAGAGCGAACCATAGCAAAAATTGCCGATAAGGTAAGTGAATATCGCCTTAGTGCTGATAACAACGCAATCTTACTCAAAAGTAAAGAAAGCTATCGATTGATCAGTGCCATTACTGGCTCGGGAGATGACGATAAAGTCATTGCACTCGCTCTATCTAAACGGGTGAATTTCTTTGAAGAATGGCAACAGATTTTTCGCGAAGCTTGGCGCTATCAACGAGATTATTTGTATGTAGAGAACTTCCACGGAGCAGATTGGGATGCAGTATACGAGCAATACCAACCGCTCGTGGCATCCATTCGCCACCCGCTTGATTTAACGTATTTACTCGACACCTTAGGAGGCGAAGTCTCCATTGGGCATTCGTTTACTGCCAGTGGGGCTAAACCAGACATTGGTAAGCCCAACGTCGGCTTGTTAGGTATCGATTTTGAAATAACTAAGAAGGGCGTTAAATTACGCCATATTTATACAGGAGAGTCATTTTTCGCCGGCGCGAACTTACAGTCGCCGTTGGGCAAATATGCGCATCAAATTGACGAAAATGCTTACCTGATAGCGGTTAACGATACCCCTATCGACCCCCAAAAGAACCTCTATTCGCAATTTGAAGGCACCTTAGGACACGTGACGCGGATCACTATTGGTGATATTGATAATTCAGACAAGCGACAGGTATACCTCGTTAAACCCATTAACAACGAAAATGGCCTTCGCAAAAATCACTGGATTGAAAAAAACAGACAATATGTTGAGGCACAGTCTAACGGAAAATTAGCCTACGTGTGGATGCCAGACACCGCAGATGATGGGTACCATTCCTTCAACCGCTATTTCTTCCCTCAAGCTAAAAAACCAGGCGTCATCATTGATGAACGCTTCAATGGAGGCGGCTATATCGCCGATTATGTCATCAACATTTTACGCCGTGAATTAAATGGTTTCTTTAACAATCCCCTAGCACCCAGCAAGCCTTTAACAAGCCCAGCGAGCGGCGTTTGGGGCAGCAAAGTCATGCTAATAAATGAAATGTCGGGTTCCGGTGGCGACATGCTCCCCTACATGTTTAATTATTACGGACTGGGTAAATTAGTGGGCAAACGCACCTGGGGGGGACTGGTTGGCATTTGGGGCGTACCCGGTTTCATCGATGGCGGTTACATGACAGCACCACGCTCTGGTTTTTATGGCACCAATGGACAATGGCAAGTAGAAAACGAAGGGGTTATGCCTGATGTTAGCGTGGAGCAATGGACTAAGTTCACCAGTAAAGGATTGGATCCTCAGCTTGATAAAGCCATAGAGGTTGGTTTGGAAGAACTTAAAGGTTATACCTCCCCTATTAAGGCGCAGCCAAAAGACCCTGTTAGAGTACCTGTACCCCGTCAATAA
- a CDS encoding TonB-dependent receptor gives MNKKTQFSRIAIAVALSIGVATTAVAATGQSSAMRGTVVGPQGNPAAGSSITIIHQPSGTVKEATVNENGVFSARGLRVGGPYMIVVESEKFQSRIIEDVYLELNDTFELDAALESASDIERVTVTGSRDFFSNNGSNSVFGESAIENMPTFNRDIKDIVRSNPLAVVSADGEELSIAGSNPKYNTFTVDGVGVNDTFGLQSNGYPTSRPPVSLDAISQVSVEFTPFSARAGKFGGGNVNVVTKSGTNDFHGTVFYEEVPFSGTAKDTKLYDTEYDVDNEESSYGFTLGGPLIQDKLFFFGSYEKWEEEIDTGFNEDSYSADLVAAAQDVISALSDTYGLEDSIAGAPEADEDEKYLIKLDWNINNNHRADFTYSYQENTSAQNYNDDSDTIRLTSNTWTLAQKNTYYTTHVYSDWSDNLQTEVSLSYKEFEQASLTASDWGEINVDTATGTDSGYTVVAGVDENRHANVLENEVWNFAVHATYLAGDIEYKFGTEIENTWNYNLYGRDSLGTWYFDDTEDFANQEISYFEYANAYTNDVEDLAYDVESTVYSFYGDATYELFPDFMVTAGLRYEYLTVEDSPQLNDNFNNTYGFTNTENLDGFDILLPRVSFNWEVNDDLTLRGGVGRFYGGMPLVWISNAYTNDGVTNDSVTFSSLDADSVDFTTVPTEAQSALVQGAGSTSSIDPDFELPSDWRYQIAADYTFDIPTLGDNFAWTNELTYVDRQNAAYWEDLSRIDNGNSTVDGRIIWDNVYDGTEYEDNYDIQLTNSDDGGRSILFTSALAKQWDNGLSLNASYTHQDITEVNPGTSSTAESNYQYEVTVNRNDPLVGTAYYEIKHRLVVNLGYTHQFFEGYNTNFNLFFERRSGQPFSWVLGSYQDDDLGDQSAFDDSDIYLPYIPSGANDSAVDFENGLSYDEIMAIAEAAGVAGSAGGYVDKYSSTQPWITTVDLAISQEIPGFVEGHKGRIYLNIDNFANLLNDDWGKVYEMNYPQQILFDYDINEFGQYVYSEAYGGTDTSNYDTFDEEQSTWRIKVGVKYTF, from the coding sequence ATGAACAAGAAAACTCAGTTCAGTCGCATTGCGATAGCTGTAGCTTTGTCTATTGGCGTGGCAACCACAGCGGTTGCAGCCACCGGTCAATCATCAGCCATGCGCGGTACCGTAGTAGGCCCTCAAGGTAACCCTGCTGCAGGCAGCTCTATCACTATTATTCATCAGCCTTCAGGTACGGTGAAAGAGGCCACCGTTAACGAAAATGGTGTATTCTCAGCACGCGGGTTGCGTGTGGGTGGCCCTTATATGATTGTGGTTGAGTCAGAAAAGTTCCAAAGTCGTATTATTGAGGATGTATACCTTGAGCTAAATGACACCTTCGAACTAGATGCAGCGCTTGAATCTGCGTCAGATATCGAACGCGTAACGGTGACAGGTAGCCGTGACTTTTTCTCCAATAATGGTTCAAACTCCGTGTTTGGAGAATCGGCTATCGAGAACATGCCAACCTTCAACCGTGATATTAAAGATATTGTCCGTTCTAACCCTTTGGCCGTGGTGAGTGCCGATGGCGAAGAGTTAAGCATTGCTGGCTCTAACCCCAAGTACAATACCTTTACCGTTGATGGCGTAGGCGTGAATGATACGTTTGGGCTACAAAGCAATGGTTACCCTACTTCCCGCCCTCCTGTTTCGTTAGATGCAATAAGCCAAGTTTCCGTAGAATTTACGCCGTTTAGCGCCCGTGCCGGTAAGTTTGGTGGCGGTAACGTTAACGTGGTGACTAAATCGGGGACTAACGACTTCCATGGCACTGTTTTTTATGAAGAAGTACCCTTTTCTGGTACGGCAAAAGACACCAAGCTCTACGACACAGAGTATGACGTAGACAACGAAGAGTCTTCTTATGGCTTTACATTAGGCGGCCCGCTCATTCAAGATAAGCTTTTCTTCTTTGGTTCATACGAAAAATGGGAAGAAGAAATTGATACTGGCTTTAATGAAGATTCTTACTCAGCAGATTTAGTTGCCGCAGCGCAAGACGTGATCTCGGCGCTGAGTGACACCTACGGCCTAGAAGATTCTATCGCTGGCGCACCTGAGGCCGACGAAGATGAAAAGTACCTTATCAAGCTAGATTGGAACATCAACAACAACCACCGCGCAGATTTTACCTATAGCTATCAGGAAAATACTTCTGCGCAAAATTATAATGACGATTCTGACACCATTCGCTTAACCTCGAATACATGGACGCTTGCGCAGAAAAATACCTACTACACCACCCACGTTTATTCAGACTGGTCAGATAATTTGCAGACAGAAGTCAGCCTGTCTTATAAAGAGTTTGAACAGGCTTCGCTTACTGCCTCAGATTGGGGTGAAATTAATGTCGACACGGCAACGGGCACTGACAGCGGTTATACTGTGGTGGCAGGCGTAGATGAAAATCGTCACGCCAACGTTTTAGAAAACGAGGTATGGAACTTTGCCGTTCATGCAACCTACCTTGCGGGCGACATCGAGTATAAATTTGGTACCGAAATTGAAAACACATGGAACTACAACCTTTACGGGCGTGATTCTTTGGGTACGTGGTATTTTGACGATACCGAAGACTTCGCTAACCAAGAAATTTCTTATTTTGAATATGCAAATGCCTATACCAACGATGTTGAAGATCTTGCCTACGATGTAGAAAGCACGGTTTACTCCTTTTACGGCGATGCCACGTACGAGTTATTCCCTGATTTTATGGTTACCGCAGGTTTGCGTTACGAGTACCTTACTGTAGAAGACTCACCGCAACTTAACGACAACTTTAACAATACCTATGGGTTCACCAACACAGAGAACCTGGACGGTTTTGATATTTTACTTCCTAGGGTTAGCTTCAATTGGGAAGTTAACGATGACTTAACCTTACGAGGTGGTGTTGGCCGCTTCTATGGCGGCATGCCCCTAGTGTGGATATCTAATGCCTACACCAATGACGGGGTTACCAACGACTCAGTAACCTTCTCCAGTTTAGACGCCGATTCGGTAGATTTCACCACTGTGCCAACTGAAGCGCAAAGTGCACTGGTTCAAGGCGCGGGTAGCACAAGCTCTATCGACCCTGATTTCGAGCTTCCATCTGATTGGCGCTATCAAATTGCGGCCGACTACACCTTTGACATTCCTACCTTGGGCGATAACTTTGCGTGGACCAATGAGCTAACCTATGTTGACAGACAAAATGCCGCCTACTGGGAAGACTTATCTCGAATCGATAATGGCAACAGCACGGTTGATGGTCGTATCATTTGGGATAACGTATACGATGGCACTGAGTATGAAGATAACTATGATATCCAGCTAACTAACTCAGACGACGGTGGGCGTAGCATTTTATTTACTAGTGCATTGGCGAAACAGTGGGATAACGGACTAAGCCTAAACGCGTCATATACCCACCAAGACATCACTGAGGTTAACCCAGGCACTAGCTCTACAGCAGAGTCAAACTATCAGTATGAAGTTACCGTTAACCGTAACGACCCATTAGTTGGCACGGCGTACTACGAAATTAAACACCGACTAGTTGTGAACCTTGGTTATACTCACCAATTCTTTGAGGGCTATAACACGAACTTCAATTTGTTCTTTGAACGCCGTTCAGGACAGCCATTCTCTTGGGTTCTTGGCTCTTATCAAGATGATGACTTAGGCGACCAGTCTGCGTTTGACGATTCCGATATTTACCTTCCTTATATTCCGTCAGGTGCAAACGACTCAGCTGTTGATTTTGAAAATGGCCTGAGTTACGACGAAATTATGGCCATTGCTGAAGCCGCTGGCGTGGCAGGTTCTGCAGGCGGGTATGTAGACAAATACTCATCGACTCAACCTTGGATTACCACCGTAGATTTAGCCATTTCACAAGAAATACCAGGCTTTGTTGAAGGTCATAAAGGGCGCATTTATCTCAACATTGATAACTTCGCTAATTTACTCAATGACGATTGGGGCAAGGTATACGAAATGAACTACCCTCAGCAAATCTTGTTCGATTACGACATTAACGAATTTGGGCAATACGTATATTCAGAAGCCTATGGCGGTACGGATACCAGTAACTACGACACCTTTGATGAAGAGCAATCTACTTGGAGAATCAAAGTGGGCGTGAAGTACACTTTCTAA
- a CDS encoding CHAT domain-containing protein yields the protein MYIPLKAIAAITILFIAVFSCPRLVAEEYDITLPESAAFGGQFVRISYTGEAIEFIVHHSTEPSIRLSAPFLLSQIEYLYLPASSTPYSLVAKSQYPLLFRASDVGVEVVDETRLLKADINQVTQWQEENWVEDAAKFHQQPSCVVKKKMLNDLLEQNRLEEILAPSEQPQVSAFSDQCGIYPVFAAEAYFRLMNFEEASRGFKHTQSQSGMSSAPPYDVAYVNLMRGFSDILRGDERADMHTIYEGWEFLQYAKSLIEAHQLNELLPELHNARATYFRVTGDLVAAADELDTAIAVSRAFEKYNHVASYLNNLAVLHRALGNLAAAQRTYSQSIQLARMSNDALALTIQHDNLASTYIELGDLPAAARYFSYSVDINKQMGRGAYTAEALLGLADIALAQGNAGLADTYLNQAQPIITPTSFRESSQYHTLRSAFYAETKQPNKAKQAAALAFEQVAALSDTRHKMNVLFTLARSAIAIQEVEMAEVYLQSALAYIKPKHPHLIEYYELKNALFLQHAKPLTESQKATVENNFTAALSLVNEVENTLSIYRLGPTFKNKVRLLIDSYVEYLLANNSNTSAQKVLEVMDNYQSSMLRKSRQFYSQYGQDIALEENNTTAEMEVNLLSVGESNLAAQAQIDISLEKRDALRAHGRQVSLDVDRTHAYQFERLIDKLQQHEALVRLIDLPKHTHLIVGTKQGWRRFSIGKTMRDKLHQQEGVVTWIKADELLPLEYFKSQSISKLILVSDHLTHTIAFSALPMPDNATHVIDHFEVVRAFSVLDYFNPDPSSATQGSHIAVFANPRFNSPASGISNKATLTWRKAMPPLVFSEREASSIQQHFSHASVVTALGAQANSDVLMSDEFGHAKLLHIATHGFYDPEYPGIVGLVTSDAATRRYLPGFVSLTQLLSRPFSADLVVLSGCDTLRGEIWLSEGQNSLSRGMLAQGAGSVLGTLWKVPDRATATFMEHFYASLATTHNASRALQIAKQKMKRNPRFRSPRYWGAFVLTVAHQKAETIQF from the coding sequence GTGTACATACCCTTAAAGGCAATAGCGGCGATAACCATCCTGTTTATCGCCGTATTTTCTTGCCCTAGGCTTGTGGCTGAAGAGTATGATATTACGCTGCCGGAGAGTGCGGCTTTCGGGGGGCAATTTGTTCGCATTTCCTATACGGGTGAGGCTATTGAGTTTATTGTTCATCATTCAACGGAACCAAGCATTCGCTTATCAGCCCCCTTTCTACTTTCACAAATTGAATACCTATACTTGCCCGCTTCTTCAACGCCCTATTCGCTAGTAGCAAAGTCTCAATATCCATTACTGTTTCGAGCAAGCGATGTGGGGGTTGAAGTCGTGGATGAAACACGGCTTTTAAAGGCCGATATCAACCAAGTTACCCAATGGCAAGAAGAAAACTGGGTAGAAGATGCGGCTAAATTTCATCAACAGCCAAGCTGTGTGGTAAAAAAGAAAATGCTGAATGACCTTCTTGAACAAAATAGGCTTGAGGAAATTCTTGCACCTAGTGAACAACCGCAAGTCAGTGCTTTCTCAGACCAATGTGGTATCTACCCTGTGTTTGCCGCAGAAGCTTACTTCCGGCTGATGAACTTTGAAGAGGCGAGCCGTGGGTTTAAACACACGCAATCGCAAAGCGGGATGTCATCAGCCCCGCCTTATGACGTGGCGTATGTCAATTTAATGCGAGGGTTCAGTGACATTCTCCGAGGTGACGAACGTGCAGACATGCACACCATTTATGAAGGATGGGAATTTCTTCAATATGCCAAATCCCTGATTGAAGCGCATCAGTTAAACGAATTATTGCCAGAATTACATAATGCCCGCGCTACCTATTTTCGGGTTACTGGCGATTTGGTGGCCGCCGCTGACGAATTAGACACCGCCATTGCAGTTAGTCGCGCCTTTGAAAAGTACAATCACGTTGCTAGCTATTTAAACAACCTGGCTGTTTTACATCGCGCATTGGGTAATTTGGCTGCTGCCCAGCGCACCTACAGCCAGTCGATACAACTGGCTCGCATGAGTAACGACGCCTTAGCGTTAACCATTCAGCACGACAACTTGGCGAGTACTTATATAGAGCTTGGCGACTTACCCGCTGCTGCGCGTTATTTTTCCTACTCGGTAGATATTAACAAACAAATGGGAAGAGGTGCCTACACCGCAGAGGCCTTACTAGGCTTGGCAGATATTGCCTTAGCGCAAGGTAATGCAGGGTTAGCTGACACTTACTTAAACCAAGCCCAGCCTATTATCACGCCTACGTCGTTTCGTGAGAGCAGCCAATATCATACTTTACGCTCAGCCTTTTACGCTGAAACAAAGCAACCGAATAAAGCAAAACAAGCGGCAGCGCTAGCATTTGAACAAGTGGCTGCACTCAGTGATACACGGCATAAAATGAATGTGCTATTTACGTTGGCCAGAAGCGCCATTGCGATACAAGAAGTGGAAATGGCAGAGGTGTATTTGCAAAGTGCATTGGCGTATATCAAACCTAAACATCCGCATCTTATTGAATATTACGAACTGAAAAACGCCCTTTTCTTACAGCATGCTAAGCCGCTAACTGAGTCACAAAAAGCCACAGTAGAAAACAATTTTACCGCTGCACTTAGCCTGGTAAATGAGGTTGAAAATACCTTAAGTATTTATCGTTTAGGGCCCACCTTTAAAAATAAAGTACGCTTATTGATTGATAGTTATGTTGAATATCTCTTGGCGAATAACAGCAATACCAGCGCGCAAAAAGTATTGGAAGTCATGGACAATTATCAAAGTAGCATGCTTCGTAAAAGTAGACAGTTTTATTCTCAATACGGTCAAGACATTGCACTAGAAGAAAACAATACAACCGCCGAAATGGAAGTTAATCTTTTAAGTGTTGGTGAGTCGAATTTGGCGGCCCAGGCACAAATTGATATCAGCCTAGAAAAACGGGATGCGTTGAGAGCTCATGGTCGTCAAGTGAGCCTCGATGTTGACCGCACCCACGCTTATCAATTTGAACGGCTAATAGATAAACTACAGCAGCATGAGGCCTTGGTAAGGTTAATAGATTTACCTAAACACACCCATCTTATTGTTGGTACAAAACAAGGGTGGCGGCGGTTTTCTATTGGCAAGACTATGAGAGATAAATTACACCAGCAAGAAGGAGTAGTGACGTGGATAAAGGCAGATGAATTACTTCCTTTAGAGTATTTTAAGTCGCAGTCTATTTCCAAGCTGATACTGGTTAGCGATCATCTCACGCATACCATCGCGTTTTCCGCGCTGCCGATGCCAGATAATGCCACGCATGTTATCGACCATTTTGAAGTGGTACGCGCTTTTTCTGTTTTAGATTATTTCAATCCGGATCCCTCTAGCGCAACGCAAGGGTCACATATCGCGGTGTTTGCTAATCCAAGATTTAATTCGCCTGCTAGCGGAATTTCAAATAAAGCTACCCTTACTTGGCGAAAGGCCATGCCACCTTTGGTCTTCTCGGAACGGGAGGCAAGCAGTATTCAACAACACTTTTCTCATGCTTCGGTCGTCACAGCTTTGGGCGCACAAGCAAACAGCGATGTCTTGATGTCTGATGAATTTGGCCATGCCAAGTTACTGCATATCGCCACTCATGGTTTTTATGACCCTGAGTATCCCGGTATCGTTGGCCTAGTAACATCTGATGCGGCAACACGCCGATATTTACCCGGTTTTGTTTCTTTAACCCAGTTACTGAGTCGGCCATTTTCTGCAGATTTAGTGGTATTAAGTGGATGTGACACGTTGCGGGGGGAAATATGGCTTAGCGAAGGACAAAATAGTTTATCGAGAGGTATGCTAGCGCAAGGCGCGGGGTCGGTATTGGGCACCTTGTGGAAGGTGCCAGACAGAGCCACCGCCACCTTTATGGAACATTTTTATGCTAGCTTGGCTACCACTCACAACGCGTCACGGGCGTTACAAATTGCAAAGCAAAAAATGAAGCGAAACCCGCGTTTTCGTTCGCCACGGTATTGGGGCGCCTTCGTGCTAACTGTGGCTCACCAAAAGGCAGAAACCATTCAGTTTTAA